In Candidatus Poribacteria bacterium, the DNA window GCGGAAATTGTCGTCCTTTTTCGACACGAGACGCGGGTTATGGCTGCTGAAATATCGGACGATGCGACATTGTTAGCGACCGGAGGGAAGGACAAAAAGGTCAGACTTTGGAACGTGGAAACTGAGGAACTTCAGCAGACATTGTCCGGTCATATAGGTCCCATTAAAACACTTGCCTTTTCGCCTGATGGCACACTTCTGGTGAGTAGTGGTAGCCGCAATTGGGAAGAACAGGAAGGTCACAATGGCATCACCTATATCCTTTCCCTGCGCGATAGTATTGTGGATAGAACGGCTAAGGTATGGGATGTAGCAACGGGGGAAAATATTGCTACCTTTAAACATCTGGATGAAGTCAGAGCGATAGCGTTTTCGCCTGATGGCACACTTCTCGCTACGAGTGCTGGCAGAACCGATATCCGATCTACAAAAACTTGGCAAGATATTGCAACGCTGAGTACAGTCAACGCAACATGCCTCACATTTTCGCCTGATGGCACCCGCATCGCTGTCGGTATGAGTGGACGGCAACCGACGGTTCAAATATGGGATATAGCGACAAGAAAGCCTATTGCAACATTCATCGGACACAAGCGCGGTATTCAATCTCTCGCTTTTTCGCCTGATAGTCGTCTGCTTGCAAGTGGCGGTTCTGATGGAGTTACCTATTTGTGGGATGTAACATCCTATAGGTAGTGTATCCGTGTTACCGCAAACGGTCAACGGTTTTTTGATAACGTGCTTCCATCTCAGGTCCCTGCGTTTGTAAATACGCTTGCTCCGAGCGACGTGCAGCCTCGGTTGAAGGTGGTTGGGGAATGTCAATGTCTGCGGTGCTGATCTGGTCGTTTCCCCATTTGTAGGCGACAATTTCGCCTTTGCTGATGATGAGATTCATGCCGACGTTTGCTTCTACAATCGGCACACCGTTTTCACGGGCTCTGGCGAGGACGGTTTGATTTTGTGATTTGCCCTTTGAACCATAGGAAGGGATCAGTAGAAATTGCGCCCCATCTAAAACCAGCGTTCGTGCAATCAATGGATTCCACCGATCATTGCAAATTAAGATGCCGGTGCGTCCGAAGGGTGTGTTGAACGCACGAATCGTCTCGCCGATGCAGTTAAAATTCCACGATGGATGTGTGCCTTCGGCGAATTGTGTTTTATGATAGGTACCGCATATCTCACCATTGCTGTCAATAAACACAGCGGAATTGTAGACGGAGGCGGAACCACACCGTTCAGCGAAACCGAAACAGAGGCACGTCTTGAGTTGCTTCGCAAGTTTACGGAATCGGTGGATATATGCGCCATCAAGCGGTTCTGCGATATCAAGCATCGCCTCTGGCGTGGCTCTGCCTTCAATGATATCCATAACGACATAACCTTCCAATACACCTTCGGTCGCCAAAATTAACTGTGGCGCGTCCTTGGCGGCTTCAACGAAGAAAGCCTCCAATTTTTCAGCGTTGGAGGCTTTATCCCATTTGATAGGTTTCAGCGAAATTGCGGATACTTTGACTGACTGGTACATGCTTCACCTACATGCTCCGGAAGTCCTCATTCCCGCTGGTAAGGTTAAAGAACCTCGCCCGCAGGAGTGTGAAAGATATTGTGATAGCACCCACTACCTGAAGATAGGGGCTTCGGCTTCGTAGCAGTTTGCGTTCTTCCCGAAGGTTGAACGTCTTATGTCTGCTCCACCAGTAGGCGATTCCCCGAAGGGTGAAAAATCTCCGCGGGCATATCAAGTCGAAATGTTCTTGGCTATCCCCGCCTACCTCTCTCCGAAAACAGAGAGAAAAGTTGAAAAAGTGGGCAGCAATACAACGTGCGAGATTTCACCTTCGCTCCGAAACTTACGCGTGAACTGCCCAAAATACTTTTTCAGTGGTATTGAACACTAACACTTTTTTGACTACTTCTGACGGTAGTGGACACCTCCTCTACAGGGTTTGTAGAGGGTCAGAACGGTGTCCAAAGTGTCAGTATACTTATACAACATTTTTGTGTAAATGTCAAGTTTTTTTTTTGACATAAACCCTTAGCCCGCCTACATCCCACAAGCTTAAGCATGGGGCTTTGGCGGGAAGGTTGGTAAGATAGGTCATCTATTTCGGGTAAGCGGTATCGAGACCGAGAACGACGTAAGCGGTCACGAGTCTCGGATCTGCTTCCATCCAGCGACTTTGTTCATTCACCCAGAATCCATCCGGTTTCTGCAATTCAATCATTTTTTCTGCGAATTCTCGGTACCAATCGTGTGAGATGCCTTTTGCGTCTACAAAAGTTGATTGACCATAAAGCCGCAGTGCTTTCGCCATTGTGTGATAGTGATAGTATAACCCTTGTGAACCCATACCGTAGTTTTCTTCAAGCGTGAAGTGTTCATTTATCCACTTGAAAGCAGCCTGCACGCGTTCATCGTCCTTGTCGACATTCGCGTAGATGAAGCTCAATAAACCAGCATACGTCATACTGGCGTAGGAGCGCGGACTTCCTGCGGCATCTGTTCCGGCTTTGCTTTCACCGTCA includes these proteins:
- a CDS encoding carbon-nitrogen hydrolase family protein: MYQSVKVSAISLKPIKWDKASNAEKLEAFFVEAAKDAPQLILATEGVLEGYVVMDIIEGRATPEAMLDIAEPLDGAYIHRFRKLAKQLKTCLCFGFAERCGSASVYNSAVFIDSNGEICGTYHKTQFAEGTHPSWNFNCIGETIRAFNTPFGRTGILICNDRWNPLIARTLVLDGAQFLLIPSYGSKGKSQNQTVLARARENGVPIVEANVGMNLIISKGEIVAYKWGNDQISTADIDIPQPPSTEAARRSEQAYLQTQGPEMEARYQKTVDRLR